The following proteins come from a genomic window of Vicinamibacteria bacterium:
- a CDS encoding stomatin-like protein codes for MPGVLVVFLVLAFIVFYMLAKTAVVVPQQNAYVVERLGRFSGVLDAGFHILVPFVDSIRYRHLLKEQAFDIPEQVCITKDNVQVAVDGILYLKVMDPERASYGISDYRFAITQLAQTTLRSEIGKIDLDRTFEERSHINTQVVTELDKASEAWGVKVLRYEIKNITPPQDILAAMEKQMRAEREKRAVVLQSEGERDAAINNAEGQKQQVIKASEANKQQRINEAEGQAAAILAVAKATAEGIRSVAQAIEAPGGFEAVQLRVAEQYITQFGHLAKTGNSLVIPSNLSDVGSMIALAMNVIQAKGGAAPGRSPAPPAR; via the coding sequence ATGCCGGGCGTCTTGGTGGTTTTCCTGGTCCTGGCCTTCATCGTCTTCTACATGCTGGCCAAGACCGCGGTCGTGGTTCCCCAGCAGAACGCGTACGTGGTGGAACGCCTGGGGCGCTTCAGCGGCGTGCTCGATGCCGGCTTCCACATCCTCGTCCCCTTCGTGGACTCGATCCGCTACCGCCATCTTCTAAAGGAGCAGGCCTTCGACATCCCGGAGCAGGTCTGCATTACCAAGGACAACGTGCAGGTGGCGGTGGACGGTATCCTCTACCTCAAGGTCATGGACCCCGAGCGGGCCTCCTACGGCATCTCCGACTACCGCTTTGCCATCACCCAGCTCGCCCAGACCACGCTTCGCAGCGAGATCGGCAAGATCGACCTCGACCGGACCTTCGAGGAACGCAGCCACATCAACACCCAGGTCGTTACCGAGCTGGACAAGGCTTCCGAGGCCTGGGGGGTTAAGGTCCTGCGCTACGAGATCAAGAACATCACCCCTCCCCAGGACATCCTCGCCGCCATGGAGAAGCAGATGCGGGCGGAGCGGGAGAAGCGGGCAGTGGTGCTGCAGTCCGAGGGCGAGCGCGACGCCGCCATCAACAACGCGGAGGGGCAGAAGCAGCAGGTCATCAAGGCCTCGGAGGCCAACAAGCAGCAGCGGATCAACGAGGCGGAGGGTCAAGCGGCGGCCATCTTGGCCGTGGCCAAGGCCACCGCAGAAGGGATCCGGTCCGTGGCCCAGGCCATCGAGGCCCCGGGCGGCTTCGAGGCCGTTCAGCTGCGGGTGGCCGAGCAGTACATCACGCAGTTCGGTCACCTGGCCAAGACCGGGAACAGCCTGGTCATCCCCTCGAACCTGAGCGACGTGGGCTCCATGATCGCGCTGGCCATGAACGTCATCCAAGCGAAGGGGGGGGCCGCTCCCGGCCGATCCCCCGCGCCCCCCGCCCGCTAG
- a CDS encoding PHP domain-containing protein gives MLTDFHLHTFVSDGELEPATLLAEAGARGITHLSITDHDALGAYAWREGAVFAEAQRLGLKLTVGIEMDADLDGHEVHLLGFDLDLREPALLAHLEAVRGARFERARREIPIVNALLGEGTIKEEQIFTPGRETLMKPHFIHPLLDRGLFSTYEEANAWYRQHVKAGVPVPKPPLAEAIRLIRGAGGWTVLAHPGYYEKAGVAIVPRLAALAALGLQGVELDYPYHACSPDLFDAAGEAAFIAGVRAAGEGLGLRFTRGSDSHTASDFEKVYGPRP, from the coding sequence ATGCTCACCGACTTCCACCTGCACACCTTCGTCAGCGACGGAGAGCTGGAGCCCGCCACCCTCCTCGCCGAAGCCGGGGCCCGCGGCATCACCCACCTCTCCATCACCGATCACGACGCCCTCGGCGCCTACGCCTGGCGGGAGGGGGCCGTGTTCGCGGAGGCGCAGCGGCTGGGGCTGAAGCTGACGGTGGGGATCGAGATGGACGCCGACCTGGACGGCCACGAGGTCCACCTGCTGGGTTTCGACCTCGACCTCCGCGAGCCGGCCCTTCTCGCCCACCTGGAGGCCGTGCGCGGAGCGCGCTTCGAGCGCGCGCGGCGCGAGATTCCGATCGTCAACGCGCTGCTCGGCGAGGGAACGATCAAGGAGGAGCAGATCTTCACCCCCGGCCGGGAGACGCTCATGAAGCCCCATTTCATCCATCCCCTCCTGGACCGGGGCCTGTTCTCGACCTACGAGGAGGCCAATGCCTGGTACCGGCAGCACGTCAAGGCGGGGGTGCCCGTGCCCAAGCCGCCGCTGGCCGAGGCGATCCGGCTCATTCGGGGGGCGGGCGGGTGGACGGTTCTTGCCCATCCCGGCTACTACGAGAAGGCGGGGGTGGCCATCGTGCCGCGCCTGGCCGCCCTCGCTGCCCTCGGCCTGCAGGGAGTCGAGCTCGACTACCCCTACCATGCCTGCTCGCCCGACCTCTTCGACGCCGCGGGCGAAGCGGCCTTCATCGCCGGCGTCCGGGCGGCGGGGGAGGGCCTGGGCCTCCGCTTCACTCGCGGCAGCGACAGCCACACCGCGTCCGACTTCGAGAAGGTCTACGGGCCCCGGCCTTGA
- a CDS encoding MmcQ/YjbR family DNA-binding protein yields MTRGGFRRLALSMPEAAVGSHMGHGDFRVRGKVFATLGYPDAAWGMVKLTPEQQEAFVSAEPAVFSPVKGGWGRRGATAVRLRGAKTRSLRVALAAAWRNVAPRQLTGGDPRK; encoded by the coding sequence ATGACGCGGGGGGGCTTTCGGCGTCTGGCTCTGAGCATGCCCGAGGCAGCCGTGGGCAGTCATATGGGGCACGGCGATTTCCGGGTGCGCGGGAAGGTCTTCGCGACCTTGGGCTACCCGGACGCGGCCTGGGGCATGGTCAAGCTGACCCCGGAGCAGCAGGAGGCTTTCGTCAGCGCCGAGCCAGCCGTCTTTTCACCCGTCAAGGGCGGGTGGGGCCGCCGGGGCGCCACGGCCGTGCGCCTTCGGGGGGCGAAGACGCGGAGCCTGCGGGTTGCTCTCGCCGCCGCGTGGCGCAACGTAGCCCCCCGGCAGCTCACGGGAGGGGATCCCCGCAAGTAG
- a CDS encoding NfeD family protein, whose translation MEWWLWVLVGLGLFLLEMATPGGFFAIFFGVAAVLVGGLAWPEWAGPAWLQWLLFSAISVGGLLVFRRPLMRHFNLDRSKPVDSLVGQAAVVLEEVSTGGVGRAELRGTTWSARSHSSVPLTKGQRCTVERIEGLTLWIRAE comes from the coding sequence ATGGAGTGGTGGCTCTGGGTTCTGGTGGGGCTCGGCCTCTTCCTGTTGGAAATGGCCACGCCGGGGGGGTTCTTCGCAATTTTCTTCGGAGTCGCGGCCGTACTCGTGGGAGGACTGGCCTGGCCCGAGTGGGCGGGTCCGGCCTGGCTGCAATGGCTGCTCTTCTCGGCGATTTCGGTGGGGGGCCTTCTCGTCTTCCGGCGGCCTCTGATGCGCCATTTCAACCTCGACCGAAGCAAGCCCGTCGACAGCCTGGTCGGGCAAGCGGCGGTCGTGCTCGAGGAGGTCTCCACCGGGGGGGTGGGCAGGGCCGAGCTCAGGGGGACCACCTGGAGCGCGCGCAGCCACTCCTCCGTCCCCCTGACCAAGGGACAGCGCTGTACAGTGGAAAGGATCGAGGGCCTCACCCTCTGGATCCGCGCGGAATAG
- a CDS encoding EthD family reductase — protein sequence MRFLPPVGWDNTAFGGRRTPAINPCPGAGAAGAVPGLREVLKFLVVLYRRPDLSREQFQETLRGDHAALAGRLPGLRRYVQNHLERDPNRKHPGWDAVIELYWDDWPGMEAAWASPEGKLATDHLAEFADLSRSTWAVVQEEVRR from the coding sequence ATGCGTTTTCTGCCTCCTGTGGGATGGGATAATACCGCATTCGGTGGGCGCCGCACGCCGGCGATCAACCCGTGCCCGGGGGCGGGGGCGGCGGGGGCGGTGCCGGGGTTGAGGGAAGTGCTGAAGTTCCTGGTGGTGCTGTACCGGCGGCCTGATCTCTCCCGGGAGCAGTTTCAAGAGACCCTCCGGGGCGACCACGCCGCTCTGGCGGGTCGGCTGCCCGGCCTGCGTCGATACGTCCAAAACCACCTCGAGCGCGATCCGAACCGGAAGCATCCCGGCTGGGATGCGGTCATCGAACTCTATTGGGACGATTGGCCCGGCATGGAGGCGGCCTGGGCCTCGCCTGAAGGCAAGCTCGCGACGGACCATCTGGCCGAGTTCGCCGATCTGTCGCGAAGCACCTGGGCGGTTGTTCAGGAAGAAGTTCGGCGCTAG